In Candidatus Binataceae bacterium, a genomic segment contains:
- a CDS encoding Mut7-C RNAse domain-containing protein, whose protein sequence is MEEPPKLAADRMLMRLGRWLRLLGADVVTDAQSDGAHLLARARVDGRLMLTRDKRLRSASDVIFIEANDLRAQLREVLARVPFDTRQFALTRCSRCNLLLRPVPREMLSRRVPPFVFASQHKFSACDGCGRIYWRSTHPERISRLLDSIGF, encoded by the coding sequence ATGGAGGAGCCCCCGAAGCTTGCTGCCGATCGGATGCTGATGCGGTTGGGGCGATGGTTGCGACTGCTGGGCGCCGATGTCGTCACGGATGCGCAGTCGGATGGGGCGCATCTGCTCGCTCGCGCTCGAGTTGACGGCCGGCTGATGCTCACCCGCGACAAACGCCTTCGCAGCGCGAGCGACGTCATCTTTATCGAGGCGAACGATCTCCGCGCGCAGCTTCGCGAGGTGCTCGCGCGAGTTCCATTCGATACGCGACAGTTCGCGCTTACACGATGCTCGCGATGCAATCTGCTGCTCCGCCCAGTCCCGCGCGAGATGTTGTCGCGCCGGGTTCCGCCCTTTGTCTTCGCCAGTCAGCATAAGTTTTCGGCGTGCGACGGATGCGGCCGGATTTATTGGCGCTCCACGCATCCGGAAAGAATTTCGCGGTTACTCGACTCTATCGGGTTCTGA